In the Ricinus communis isolate WT05 ecotype wild-type chromosome 3, ASM1957865v1, whole genome shotgun sequence genome, AAAACTCTTACTTATCCAACTAGGCTTGATTTGGCAATGTAGAATTCATCcagaaaaatatttgaagttGAAAAAGAGAGACAACTAAGAGTAAGAtgatagaagaaaaatatatttgaataaaatttagcataataaaaaataatttcgtGAGTTTAGAatgtatttaaaatttctattaaaattaataaaatttgatttaattatatcGAGTTTTAtggatttaataaaataaaattttaaataaacatacataatatgaatttataaataaattttataagaactTATGGAGTTTTATTTTAACCAAACACGAACAAGTAACTTAATAGTGATTGAATAACTATTATATAATGCACAATTTCAAGTATATATCTTGCAACTACAAAGGGGTAAAAATGTGAGAAAATCGTCACTATTGAACAAGTgaaacaaatcaaattaaaccaacaaaaaaagaataacataaACTATCTAATTAATAGCATAATTTAGAAGAATATTCCAAAACTTTCCTCATGCATGCAGCCCtgtacatataatatatatatatagttcaTAGGTGATTTAGTATGAACAACAACTTGCTTGTTTAGTAGCACTTACTTCATCAATAATGAGTACCTCTTTCCCAACAGGCAGTGCCACTGTCTTAGAAGTAATGTTATTAGCATCCTTCAATCTAACTTCTAAGCTTTTCTGGCTTGTAATTGCATGGATTTTAGTGATCATTTCTAAAAATGCTTCTTCAACATTCAGGTTCTCCAAAGCTGATGTTTCCATGAAGCATAAACCTTCAGTTTCTGCAAGGTttttcccttcttcttcaccaACTTCTCTGGTATGGCTCAGATCACATTTATTCCCAGCAAGAACAACCACCATTTCAGGATTCCCATATTCTCTTAGCTCTGTTAGCCATTTCTTCACATTATCAAATGTTGCTCTTCGAGTTATGTCATATACCAACAAGGCACCTAATGCCCCACGATAATATGAACTAGTTATAGCTCTAAACCTGCAATAGAATTATTAGTAATGTAATGAGTATGAAAGCGTTTTTTGAAAAGATTtcaaatagaaatagaagataaataaaaaaagaattttaaaaattttaagggGGCAATAGACtgtaaataaactaaaagtcTTGCGAGCTACTCAAACTTCAGCCTGATAAAAATTTGTTCAAGCTCGGAATATAAGCTCGTTAGTGTTAACAAACCAAGCATAAATTTGTTATATTGTACTCGTTAGCTCGTGAGTCGACTCATTTGTAGGCTCGTGAGTTTATCCGTGAACTAACTTATTAGTCAACTTCTTAATCAGCTCGtcaatcatattttttatactaaaactattttattttacatgtatatatatttttattaatttatataaactaattacaaatatctttttattatagtttATAACAAATTTGTATTGACTATtaaatgtttaatattttaactaattcaatagatataataaattatattattaaattaatcaactaaattcaaaaatttaagttaACTTACAATTTCTAGAAATCTAAGATAAAGAACTACCAGAAAGATAGCTCTGCTTTAGCTTCCCTGCGTTTTGATTTCGGCTCTAGTTATTGTTGAGAATGTCCGTCCTTGTTGCTGCTTTAGttaattcaaatatttgtaattttatttccttagttcttaatatatttttctcttttgaaaaaaaaaaaattaagttcaataaataaattaaaataacttttaagaagct is a window encoding:
- the LOC8275701 gene encoding ras-related protein RABA6b gives rise to the protein MVMGDSYDEECDYLFKAVLIGDSAVGKSNLLSRFSRDEFRLDSKPTIGVEFAYRNIRVADKLIKAQIWDTAGQERFRAITSSYYRGALGALLVYDITRRATFDNVKKWLTELREYGNPEMVVVLAGNKCDLSHTREVGEEEGKNLAETEGLCFMETSALENLNVEEAFLEMITKIHAITSQKSLEVRLKDANNITSKTVALPVGKEVLIIDEVSATKQASCCSY